In one window of Macadamia integrifolia cultivar HAES 741 chromosome 2, SCU_Mint_v3, whole genome shotgun sequence DNA:
- the LOC122070691 gene encoding profilin-1-like, with protein MSWQTYVDDHLMCDIDGQVGHTLKAAAIIGHDGSVWAQSASFPQFKTEEVTGIMNDFSEPGYLAPTGLFLAGTKYMVIQGEPGAVIRGKKGSGGVTIKKTNQALIFGIYEEPVAPGQCNMIVERLGDYLIDQGL; from the exons ATGTCGTGGCAAACTTACGTCGACGATCATCTTATGTGCGATATCGATGGCCAGGTCGGTCACACTCTCAAGGCCGCGGCCATCATCGGTCACGACGGAAGCGTTTGGGCTCAGAGCGCTTCATTCCCTCAG TTTAAGACTGAGGAGGTCACAGGTATCATGAATGATTTTTCTGAACCCGGCTACCTTGCTCCTACTGGCTTATTCCTTGCGGGAACAAAATACATGGTTATCCAAGGAGAACCAGGAGCTGTGATCCGTGGAAAGAAG GGATCTGGGGGAGTTACTATAAAGAAGACGAATCAAGCTTTAATTTTCGGTATCTATGAGGAGCCTGTGGCTCCAGGACAGTGCAACATGATTGTGGAGAGGTTGGGGGACTACCTCATTGATCAGGGCCTGTAG
- the LOC122091561 gene encoding derlin-1 → MSSPAEFYNSLPPITKAYGTLCMLATTAYQLGIYNPANIALVYPLVFSRFQLWRLFTNFFFLGNFSINFGIRLLMIIRYGVQLENGPFERRTADFLWMMVFGGLSLLVLSAIPLLWSPFLGISLVFMLLYVWSREFPNAQISIYGLVTLKAFYLPWAMLALDVIFGSPLTPDLLGIIAGHLYYFLTVLHPLSGGRNILKTPMWVHKLVARWGLGSQPNTNAQRERTSGAAFSGRSYRLN, encoded by the exons ATGTCTTCTCCAGCAGA ATTCTATAATTCACTTCCACCTATAACCAAAGCTTATGGGACCCTATGTATGTTGGCTACTACGGCATATCAATTAGGAATTTACAATCCTGCAAACATTGCGCTTGTTTACCCTCTAGTATTCTCGCGTTTTCAG TTGTGGAGGCTGTTTACTAACTTTTTCTTCCTTGgaaacttctccatcaattTTGGAATTCGCCTCTTAATGAT AATAAGGTATGGGGTGCAGCTTGAGAATGGACCCTTTGAAAGACGTACAGCAGATTTTTTGTGGATGATGGTCTTTGGAGGCTTGTCATTGCTG GTGTTGTCAGCCATTCCCCTGTTATGGTCTCCTTTCCTGGGGATATCGTTGGTGTTCATGCTTCTCTACGTCTGGAGTAGGGAGTTCCCAAATGCTCAAATCAGTATATATGGACTTGTCACGCTTAAG GCATTTTATCTCCCTTGGGCAATGCTTGCTTTGGATGTTATTTTTGGGTCTCCTCTCACACCAGATTTATTGGGAATCATAGCAGGACATCTATATTACTTCTTAACGGTGCTGCATCCACTTTCTGGTGGAAGGAACATATTGAAGACTCCCATGTGGGT GCATAAACTTGTTGCTCGTTGGGGGCTAGGATCACAGCCGAATACAAATGCTCAGCGAGAAAGAACATCTGGTGCAGCTTTCAGCGGGAGAAGTTATCGGCTGAATTGA
- the LOC122058602 gene encoding uncharacterized protein LOC122058602 has product MDPCPFVRLIVESLALKLPQATKPAGSGVHPSSTPCFCKLRLKNFSPSQTALLPLSSASGDSPPDSATFAEFHLEPIVLRRLASKPTALHLSVYTGRMGRTCGMSSGKLLGRVRVSIDLKGTEYRACVFQNGWSKLGKQPDKSSARLFLVVRAEPDPRFVFQFGGEPECSPVVFQIQGNIRQPVFSCKFSADRNSRSRSLQLDSGNNTRRWISSFSGEKERPGRERKGWMVIVHDLSGSPVAAASMITPFVPSPGSDRVSRSNPGAWLILRPHGSSVSTWKPWGRLEAWRERGSIDGLGYKFELVTDGGSTNNGISIAEATMSVRKGGKFCIDTSTVGGGEAALWSWPALRGFVMGSTVEGEGKISKPMVQVGVQHVTCMADAALFIALSAAIDLSMDACRLFSRKLGKEFYHDQQDYLS; this is encoded by the exons ATGGATCCGTGCCCGTTCGTTCGGCTGATCGTTGAATCGTTGGCTCTAAAGCTTCCACAAGCAACCAAACCGGCCGGTTCAGGTGTTCATCCATCGTCCACTCCATGCTTCTGCAAACTCCGCCTCAAAAACTTTTCCCCATCACAAACAGCTCTCCTCCCACTCTCCTCCGCTTCCGGCGACTCTCCACCGGACTCCGCCACCTTCGCCGAATTCCACCTCGAACCCATTGTCCTCCGCCGACTCGCGTCCAAACCCACCGCCCTTCACTTGTCTGTCTACACTGGCCGTATGGGTCGGACCTGCGGTATGAGCTCCGGTAAGTTACTCGGCCGGGTTCGCGTCAGTATCGACCTGAAAGGGACGGAGTATCGGGCCTGCGTGTTCCAGAACGGTTGGTCGAAGCTGGGTAAACAGCCGGACAAGTCGTCAGCTCGGTTGTTCTTGGTGGTCCGTGCCGAACCAGATCCGCGATTCGTCTTCCAGTTCGGCGGCGAACCAGAATGTAGCCCTGTAGTGTTTCAGATCCAGGGGAATATAAGACAACCTGTGTTTAGTTGCAAGTTCAGTGCTGATCGGAATTCCAGATCACG GTCTCTGCAATTAGATTCCGGCAACAACACCAGAAGATGGATCAGTTCCTTTTCTGGAGAGAAAGAACGaccaggaagagagagaaaagggtggATGGTGATAGTACACGATCTCTCAGGCTCACCAGTAGCCGCTGCTTCCATGATCACACCCTTCGTCCCTTCTCCTGGTTCTGATCGTGTCTCACGTTCCAACCCAGGTGCATGGCTCATCCTACGCCCTCACGGTTCATCAGTCAGCACCTGGAAGCCATGGGGACGTCTCGAGGCATGGCGAGAGAGAGGTTCCATTGATGGTTTGGGCTACAAGTTTGAGCTTGTCACTGATGGTGGCAGTACCAATAATGGAATTTCAATTGCTGAGGCCACCATGAGTGTTCGGAAAGGTGGAAAGTTTTGCATAGATACAAGCACGGTTGGTGGTGGTGAGGCTGCGTTATGGTCATGGCCTGCACTTAGAGGGTTCGTGATGGGTTCAACTGTGGAAGGTGAAGGGAAGATTAGTAAGCCTATGGTGCAAGTGGGTGTGCAACATGTGACGTGCATGGCTGATGCTGCACTGTTTATTGCTCTCTCTGCTGCCATTGATCTTAGCATGGATGCTTGTAGACTTTTCTCTCGTAAACTTGGAAAAGAGTTTTATCATGACCAGCAAGATTATCTCTCTTAA